In Aristaeella hokkaidonensis, the following are encoded in one genomic region:
- a CDS encoding carbohydrate ABC transporter permease — MAQLSDLEYLKLSKGRRLGYKVGRFFAKIPQATLNAFQRIGGALKSGVAAIGREAKDIVTTFVNGDWKTKLSYLVMGFGCLARGQILRGLLFLLFEIVFIGYMILSGAYWLSMMPSLGKVGPTETYDEIYDAYVHTYNDNSFQILLYSVLTIFFIIAFIYTWRVNIRQNKEAERILAAGKRLKSSKEDLHSMVDESFHKTLLSLPLTGIIIFTVLPLIFMILVAFTNYDGAHDGYISNLFHWVGLDNFNTLFSWKSASGTQSYAATFGEILSWTLMWAFFATFTNYFLGMFVAMAINKKGIKGKKLWRTILVMTIAIPQFISLLYVSKMFAKDGIVNGALMSLGWIDKALPFWEDATWARVSVILINIWIGIPYLMLMATGILMNIPADLYESARIDGANPWQQYTKITLPYMLFITGPYLLTSFIGNINNFNVIFLLTGGAPTNPAASSASGSVGYTDLLITWLFKISTGAESKYYLASVIGIMVFVVVSIIALIVYNLLPSIKNEEDFQ, encoded by the coding sequence ATGGCACAGCTCAGTGACCTGGAATACCTGAAGCTGTCCAAAGGACGGAGACTCGGGTATAAGGTGGGGCGCTTCTTCGCCAAAATCCCCCAGGCAACCCTGAATGCATTTCAGAGGATTGGGGGAGCGCTGAAGTCAGGCGTCGCCGCCATCGGCCGGGAGGCAAAGGATATCGTAACCACCTTTGTCAACGGCGACTGGAAAACCAAACTCAGTTACCTGGTCATGGGCTTTGGCTGCCTGGCCAGGGGACAGATCCTGCGGGGACTGCTGTTCCTGCTGTTTGAAATTGTATTTATCGGATACATGATCTTGTCCGGAGCATACTGGCTGTCCATGATGCCCTCCCTGGGCAAGGTCGGCCCCACAGAGACATATGACGAGATCTACGATGCATATGTCCATACATACAACGACAACTCCTTCCAGATCCTGCTCTACAGTGTGCTGACCATCTTCTTCATCATCGCCTTCATCTACACCTGGCGGGTCAACATCCGCCAGAACAAGGAGGCGGAGCGGATCCTGGCCGCCGGCAAAAGGCTGAAAAGCTCAAAGGAAGACCTGCATTCCATGGTGGATGAGTCTTTCCATAAGACGTTGCTGTCGCTGCCCCTGACCGGCATCATCATCTTTACTGTTCTGCCGCTCATCTTCATGATCCTGGTCGCCTTCACCAACTATGACGGCGCTCATGACGGATACATCAGCAACCTGTTCCACTGGGTAGGGTTGGATAACTTCAACACCCTGTTCTCCTGGAAGAGTGCCAGCGGAACCCAGAGCTATGCGGCCACATTCGGTGAAATCCTGTCCTGGACGCTGATGTGGGCTTTCTTCGCCACCTTCACCAACTACTTCCTGGGCATGTTCGTGGCTATGGCCATCAACAAGAAGGGCATCAAGGGCAAAAAGCTCTGGCGGACGATCCTGGTCATGACCATCGCCATTCCGCAGTTCATCTCCCTGCTGTATGTGTCCAAGATGTTCGCCAAGGACGGTATCGTGAACGGTGCCCTGATGAGCCTGGGCTGGATTGATAAAGCCCTTCCCTTCTGGGAAGACGCCACCTGGGCCCGGGTCAGCGTCATTCTCATCAACATCTGGATCGGTATTCCGTACCTGATGCTGATGGCCACCGGTATCCTGATGAACATTCCGGCGGACCTGTATGAATCCGCCCGTATTGACGGTGCCAATCCCTGGCAGCAGTATACGAAAATCACGCTTCCATATATGCTGTTCATCACAGGACCGTACCTGCTGACCAGTTTTATAGGCAACATCAACAACTTCAACGTGATCTTCCTGCTCACGGGAGGCGCGCCGACGAACCCGGCAGCATCGTCGGCTTCAGGCTCCGTGGGTTATACGGATCTGCTGATCACCTGGCTGTTCAAGATCAGTACCGGTGCGGAGTCCAAATATTACCTGGCTTCTGTAATCGGTATCATGGTCTTCGTTGTGGTATCGATCATTGCACTGATCGTCTACAACCTGCTGCCGAGTATTAAGAATGAGGAGGACTTCCAGTGA
- a CDS encoding CvpA family protein — protein sequence MNIVDIVILAILGLSILVGLYRGFISSVASMGGCLLSLGLSFWLSPKLAGVIQNNPEILRTLASYTDAATKLGDQTLAGSSVTSLTENSITEILNKVSLPAPLNTLLQNNLTNQVYGTAADVGTYVSQTIVGAILNVICFIVCFLALLLVIHFVINFLKVVFKFPVLKQLNSLAGGAFGLIRGALLCFVAFALLPLVQTLLPVNNLNQLVEASALAPLFNSGNLILAIMNGKLF from the coding sequence ATGAACATTGTGGACATTGTGATCCTGGCGATCCTGGGACTGAGTATACTGGTAGGACTGTACCGTGGATTTATCTCTTCTGTGGCGTCCATGGGTGGATGCCTGCTTTCCCTTGGCCTCAGCTTCTGGCTGAGCCCGAAGCTGGCAGGAGTGATCCAGAACAATCCTGAAATTCTGCGTACCCTGGCGTCCTATACTGACGCGGCAACGAAGCTGGGCGACCAGACCTTGGCAGGAAGCAGTGTTACGTCCCTGACTGAGAACAGCATTACGGAGATCCTGAATAAGGTATCCCTGCCTGCTCCGCTGAACACCCTGCTGCAGAACAACCTGACAAACCAGGTTTACGGTACGGCCGCAGACGTGGGAACCTATGTTTCCCAGACGATTGTCGGCGCTATCCTGAATGTGATCTGCTTTATTGTATGTTTCCTGGCGCTGCTGCTGGTGATTCACTTTGTGATCAACTTCCTGAAAGTGGTCTTCAAGTTCCCGGTGCTGAAGCAGCTGAACTCCCTGGCAGGCGGTGCCTTCGGGCTGATCCGCGGCGCACTGCTGTGCTTTGTGGCTTTTGCCCTGCTGCCCCTGGTCCAGACCCTGCTGCCGGTTAATAACCTGAACCAGCTGGTGGAAGCCAGTGCCCTGGCACCGCTGTTTAACAGCGGGAACCTGATACTGGCGATTATGAACGGGAAGTTATTCTGA
- a CDS encoding ABC transporter ATP-binding protein: MASVKLTDVKKIYDNKVTAVHDFNLEIADKEFVVFVGPSGCGKSTTLRMIAGLEDISEGTLEIDGEVVNDLQPKDRNIAMVFQNYALYPHMTVYDNIAFSLRLKKMPEDEIYERVTNAAQILGITEYLTRKPRALSGGQRQRVAIGRAMVRNAKVFLMDEPLSNLDAKLRNQMRAEIILLRQKLDTTFIYVTHDQTEAMTLGDRIVIMKDGFIEQVGTPQEVFDTPVNLFVAGFIGSPQMNFLKANLEKAAGGYVVDILGVKLPLNEEQNAVLEQKGVGSQEIILGVRPEHTAVLFDNAEGAIECTIDVNEMMGSELHLHLSSQNNDKIIVRLPTVDLTKEQRESLTFGNKLYITFPAKVMHLFDPATEKSLIDA, translated from the coding sequence ATGGCAAGCGTAAAATTGACTGACGTCAAAAAGATTTACGATAACAAAGTCACGGCAGTTCATGACTTTAACCTGGAAATCGCGGACAAGGAGTTTGTGGTCTTCGTCGGACCTTCCGGCTGCGGCAAGTCCACCACCCTGCGGATGATCGCCGGTCTGGAGGACATCTCCGAAGGCACCCTGGAAATCGACGGCGAGGTCGTCAATGACCTGCAGCCCAAGGACAGGAATATCGCCATGGTTTTCCAGAACTACGCCCTGTATCCGCATATGACGGTATACGACAACATCGCTTTCAGCCTGCGGCTGAAGAAGATGCCCGAAGATGAGATCTACGAGCGCGTCACCAACGCGGCGCAGATTCTGGGTATCACCGAATACCTGACCCGGAAACCCCGCGCCCTGTCCGGCGGCCAGCGCCAGCGCGTAGCCATCGGCCGCGCCATGGTCCGGAACGCCAAGGTGTTCCTAATGGACGAACCGCTGTCCAACCTGGACGCCAAGCTGCGCAACCAGATGCGCGCCGAAATCATTCTTCTGCGCCAGAAGCTGGATACCACCTTCATCTACGTTACCCATGACCAGACGGAAGCCATGACCCTGGGCGACCGGATCGTCATCATGAAGGATGGCTTCATTGAGCAGGTCGGTACACCCCAGGAAGTGTTCGACACCCCTGTGAACCTGTTCGTAGCCGGCTTCATCGGAAGCCCCCAGATGAACTTCCTGAAGGCAAACCTGGAAAAGGCAGCCGGCGGATACGTTGTGGATATTCTTGGCGTAAAGCTGCCCCTGAATGAAGAACAGAATGCAGTTCTGGAGCAGAAGGGCGTCGGTTCCCAGGAAATCATCCTGGGCGTCCGTCCGGAACACACTGCCGTGCTGTTTGACAACGCGGAAGGCGCCATTGAGTGCACCATCGACGTCAATGAAATGATGGGCAGCGAGCTGCATCTGCACCTGTCCAGCCAGAACAATGACAAGATCATTGTCCGTCTCCCCACTGTGGACCTGACGAAGGAACAGCGTGAAAGCCTGACCTTTGGCAACAAGCTGTACATCACCTTCCCCGCGAAGGTCATGCACCTCTTCGATCCCGCCACAGAAAAGAGCCTTATCGACGCCTGA
- a CDS encoding RNA polymerase sigma factor, protein METVKGPDSKETRIERMVTLYQLPLLRLCIMYLHDEEQAKDAVQETFIKAYRNLDSFRNDASEKTWLTRIAINTCKNMYRSGWFRHMDRSVTLDMIAERPAPADEHDDELTTAIMNLPVKLREAALICWLQGMTYDEAADMLGVSRQAVGSRLNRARRKLRFAMEGE, encoded by the coding sequence GTGGAAACTGTCAAGGGCCCTGACAGCAAGGAAACACGAATCGAACGCATGGTAACCCTGTACCAGCTCCCGCTGCTGCGTTTGTGCATCATGTACCTGCATGACGAGGAGCAGGCAAAGGACGCGGTACAGGAAACATTTATCAAAGCATACCGGAATCTGGACAGCTTCAGGAACGATGCATCTGAGAAAACCTGGCTGACCCGGATTGCGATTAATACCTGCAAGAATATGTACCGGTCCGGATGGTTCAGACATATGGATCGTTCGGTGACCCTGGATATGATTGCAGAACGTCCCGCTCCGGCGGATGAGCATGACGATGAACTGACAACCGCGATCATGAACCTTCCTGTCAAATTGCGGGAGGCTGCCCTGATCTGCTGGCTGCAGGGAATGACATATGACGAAGCTGCCGATATGCTGGGGGTCTCCCGGCAGGCTGTGGGCAGCAGGTTAAACCGTGCAAGACGGAAACTGCGGTTTGCTATGGAAGGAGAGTGA
- the clpB gene encoding ATP-dependent chaperone ClpB produces MNMNQFTQKTVNALQRAQSLAIEYQHMQVEQEHLMLALTEDESELIPQLLTKCGISVPAFVSGLKENLDRTPRVSGSGREPGKVYIANDVEQALVEAEKIAQRMKDEYLSVEHVWMGLCAKASANVKRLLKAQGYRDDAFLKALSEVRGAARVTSDTPEDTYDALKKYGSDLVDLARKQKLDPVIGRDSEIRNVIRILSRKTKNNPVLIGEPGVGKTAIAEGLAQRIVRGDVPDSLKDKTIFSLDMGSLIAGAKFRGEFEERLKAVLAEIKKSDGRIILFIDELHTIVGAGKADGAMDAGNILKPMLARGELHCIGATTLNEYRQYIEKDAALERRFQPVMVSEPTVEDTIAILRGLKERYEVFHGVKIQDNALIAAATLSNRYITDRFLPDKAIDLVDEACAMIRTEIDSLPTELDDVRRHIMQLEIEEAALKKDDDPLSRAHLDDVQKELAEQRDQFNTMKARWEAEKDAIGKVTGLREEIERVNAEIEQAERSYDLNRAAELKYGELPKLKQELEKEEAIAEESKGENSLLRDRVTEEEIARIVGRWTGIPVSKLMEGEREKLLHLEDVLHERVIGQDEAVKKVSEAILRSRAGIQDPNRPLGSFLFLGPTGVGKTELAKALAQALFDDEKNMVRIDMSEYMEKFSVSRLIGAPPGYVGYDEGGQLTEAVRRRPYCVVLFDEVEKAHPDVFNVLLQVLDDGRITDSQGRTVDFKNTILIMTSNLGSEFILDGIADGEITPEAREQVDRLLKTRFRPEFLNRIDEIVCYKPLTRNEIGSIVGLMIAGLNKRLEDKQLKVTLTDAALNAVIDRGFDPVFGARPLKRYLQSKVETLIARKVIAADVAPGTELVVDLDENGEIVIV; encoded by the coding sequence ATGAATATGAATCAGTTCACGCAAAAGACAGTCAATGCCCTGCAGCGGGCCCAGTCTCTTGCCATCGAATATCAGCATATGCAGGTGGAGCAGGAGCACCTGATGCTCGCCCTGACCGAAGATGAAAGCGAACTTATCCCCCAGCTTCTCACTAAGTGCGGCATTTCCGTGCCCGCGTTTGTCAGCGGCCTGAAGGAAAACCTGGACCGTACGCCCCGTGTTTCCGGTTCCGGCCGGGAGCCCGGCAAGGTCTACATCGCCAATGATGTGGAGCAGGCCCTGGTGGAAGCGGAAAAGATCGCCCAGCGCATGAAGGACGAGTATCTCTCCGTCGAACACGTCTGGATGGGTCTGTGTGCCAAGGCTTCCGCCAACGTCAAGCGCCTGCTGAAGGCCCAGGGATACCGCGATGACGCCTTCCTGAAGGCGCTCAGCGAAGTCCGCGGTGCCGCCCGTGTCACCTCCGACACCCCGGAGGACACCTATGACGCGCTGAAGAAGTACGGCTCCGACCTGGTAGATCTGGCCCGGAAGCAGAAGCTGGATCCGGTTATCGGCCGTGACAGCGAAATCCGGAACGTTATCCGGATCCTGTCCCGTAAAACAAAGAACAACCCTGTCCTCATCGGTGAGCCCGGCGTCGGTAAAACCGCCATCGCTGAAGGCCTGGCCCAGCGGATCGTCCGCGGGGACGTGCCGGACAGCCTGAAGGACAAGACCATCTTCTCCCTGGATATGGGTTCCCTGATCGCCGGCGCCAAATTCCGCGGCGAGTTTGAAGAGCGTCTGAAGGCTGTCCTGGCGGAGATCAAAAAGAGCGACGGCCGCATCATCCTGTTCATCGATGAGCTGCACACCATCGTCGGTGCCGGCAAAGCGGACGGCGCCATGGATGCCGGCAACATCCTCAAGCCCATGCTGGCCCGGGGTGAACTCCACTGTATCGGTGCCACCACCCTGAATGAATACCGTCAGTATATCGAGAAGGACGCCGCCCTGGAACGTCGTTTCCAGCCTGTCATGGTGTCCGAGCCTACCGTGGAGGATACCATCGCCATCCTGCGCGGTCTGAAGGAACGGTATGAAGTTTTCCACGGTGTCAAGATCCAGGATAACGCCCTGATTGCCGCCGCCACCCTTTCCAACCGCTACATCACCGACCGTTTCCTGCCGGATAAGGCCATCGACCTGGTGGATGAAGCCTGCGCCATGATCCGTACGGAGATCGACTCCCTGCCTACTGAGCTGGACGATGTCCGCCGTCATATCATGCAGCTGGAGATTGAGGAAGCAGCCCTGAAGAAGGATGACGATCCCCTCTCCCGCGCCCATCTGGATGACGTGCAAAAGGAACTGGCGGAGCAGCGGGATCAGTTCAATACCATGAAGGCCCGCTGGGAAGCGGAAAAAGACGCCATTGGTAAGGTCACTGGCCTGCGTGAGGAAATTGAACGCGTCAATGCCGAGATCGAGCAAGCTGAGCGTTCCTACGACCTGAACCGTGCCGCCGAACTGAAGTACGGTGAACTGCCGAAGCTGAAGCAGGAACTGGAAAAGGAAGAGGCCATTGCCGAGGAAAGCAAGGGTGAGAACAGCCTCCTACGCGACCGGGTGACAGAAGAAGAAATCGCCCGTATTGTCGGCCGATGGACCGGTATCCCGGTTTCCAAGCTCATGGAAGGTGAGCGTGAAAAACTACTCCATCTGGAAGACGTCCTGCATGAGCGGGTCATCGGCCAGGATGAAGCCGTGAAGAAAGTTTCCGAAGCCATCCTGCGTTCCCGTGCCGGCATCCAGGATCCGAACCGTCCTCTGGGTTCCTTCCTGTTCCTCGGTCCCACCGGTGTCGGTAAAACCGAGCTGGCCAAAGCCCTGGCTCAGGCCCTGTTTGATGATGAAAAGAACATGGTTCGGATCGATATGTCCGAGTACATGGAAAAGTTCAGCGTCTCCCGTCTCATCGGAGCGCCTCCCGGATATGTGGGTTATGATGAAGGCGGCCAGCTGACCGAAGCGGTCCGCCGCCGTCCCTACTGCGTCGTTCTGTTTGATGAAGTGGAAAAGGCCCACCCGGATGTATTCAACGTCCTCCTGCAGGTGCTGGATGACGGCCGGATTACCGACAGCCAGGGCCGTACCGTGGACTTCAAGAACACCATCCTGATCATGACCAGCAACCTGGGCAGCGAGTTCATCCTCGACGGCATCGCCGATGGTGAAATCACTCCGGAAGCCCGGGAGCAGGTGGACCGCCTGCTGAAGACCCGCTTCCGTCCCGAGTTCCTGAACCGTATTGATGAGATCGTCTGCTACAAGCCTCTGACCCGGAATGAAATCGGCTCCATCGTTGGCCTGATGATTGCTGGCCTGAACAAGCGGCTGGAGGACAAGCAGCTGAAGGTCACCCTGACCGACGCCGCCCTGAATGCCGTCATTGACCGGGGCTTCGATCCCGTCTTTGGTGCCCGTCCCCTCAAGCGTTACCTGCAGAGCAAGGTGGAAACCCTTATTGCCCGTAAGGTCATCGCTGCCGACGTGGCTCCCGGCACCGAGCTTGTCGTGGATCTGGATGAAAACGGCGAGATCGTCATCGTTTAA
- a CDS encoding RNA polymerase sigma factor — MTEFEFEQQVTALTQKMYRVSASLLRSPQDRQDAVQECVWKAWRKLPQLRDESLFTAWIMRILVNECKRLCHSHWREVTVEEIEIEQPDGMDNRLRDEALHTAVMQLPEKLRLAVTLYYIDGFSLRETAHILHCPEGTVKQRLHRARTTLRVLLEEEV, encoded by the coding sequence ATGACTGAATTCGAATTTGAGCAGCAGGTAACCGCGCTTACCCAGAAGATGTACCGGGTATCCGCCAGTCTGCTGCGCAGCCCCCAGGACCGGCAGGATGCTGTGCAGGAATGCGTATGGAAAGCCTGGCGCAAGCTGCCTCAGCTGCGCGATGAAAGCCTTTTTACCGCATGGATCATGCGCATCCTCGTCAACGAATGCAAGCGCCTGTGCCACTCACATTGGCGTGAAGTAACCGTGGAAGAGATTGAGATCGAACAACCGGACGGCATGGACAACCGCCTGCGGGATGAAGCTCTTCACACTGCTGTGATGCAGCTCCCCGAAAAACTGCGGCTCGCCGTTACACTCTACTATATCGACGGCTTTTCCCTGCGCGAAACCGCGCATATACTTCACTGCCCCGAGGGCACCGTCAAACAGCGCCTGCATCGGGCGAGAACCACATTACGCGTTCTGCTGGAAGAGGAGGTGTGA
- a CDS encoding sugar ABC transporter permease, protein MSESSMKRHMGLRASRTLGNTLIYILLITISAIWLIPFFCIVLQSFRVESTWQVGYVMPKVWGLDNYRKLFSSDFTRWYTNTFIISVFTALFQTVIVLCMSYTLSRFRFKMRKPLMRFMLILGFFPGMLTMIILYRVLKDLGLTQANAVPGLILVYIASSGMGYYVSKGFFDTIPKSLDEAARVDGATRFQVLKKIILPLSKPIVIYTVLTAFMGPWGDYVFARYISFGASAGMNVAVGLYNWLTPDQINNNYTMFCAGGVLVAIPVTLLFLFLQKYYVEGVTGGAVKG, encoded by the coding sequence ATGAGTGAATCAAGTATGAAGCGTCACATGGGACTGCGGGCCTCCAGAACGCTGGGCAACACGCTGATCTATATTCTTCTGATCACCATCAGCGCCATCTGGCTGATCCCCTTCTTCTGCATTGTGCTGCAGTCCTTCCGGGTGGAAAGCACCTGGCAGGTGGGCTACGTGATGCCCAAAGTCTGGGGCCTGGACAACTACCGGAAGCTGTTCTCCTCAGACTTTACCCGCTGGTATACAAACACCTTCATTATTTCCGTCTTTACCGCACTCTTCCAGACGGTCATCGTGCTGTGCATGAGCTACACGCTCAGCCGTTTCCGTTTCAAGATGCGTAAACCCCTGATGAGGTTCATGCTTATCCTGGGCTTCTTCCCCGGCATGCTGACCATGATTATCCTGTACCGCGTGCTGAAGGACCTGGGCCTTACCCAGGCCAACGCAGTTCCCGGTCTGATCCTGGTCTACATCGCCTCCTCCGGTATGGGCTACTATGTGTCCAAAGGTTTCTTTGACACCATCCCCAAATCGCTGGATGAAGCCGCCCGTGTCGACGGGGCGACCCGTTTCCAGGTGTTGAAAAAGATCATCCTGCCGCTCTCCAAACCCATCGTCATCTACACAGTCCTGACGGCATTCATGGGCCCCTGGGGCGACTACGTCTTTGCCCGCTACATTTCCTTCGGCGCATCCGCCGGTATGAACGTGGCGGTCGGTCTGTACAACTGGCTGACGCCGGACCAGATCAACAACAACTACACCATGTTCTGCGCGGGCGGCGTACTGGTGGCAATTCCCGTAACACTCCTCTTCCTCTTCCTGCAGAAGTATTACGTTGAGGGTGTAACAGGAGGCGCAGTCAAAGGCTAA
- a CDS encoding transglycosylase domain-containing protein, with protein sequence MFGKKKREEDNFEEFEEYSSDEGYEPQFPENRDPDAYDEPMDEAEYYPEESGYDEYEETYDGEEAYDNEAYEEESSWARDDEEYDEDYDEEPEDKPEPRSIFRPETRKPNFVVSVLLNTIRVLIVIVVLAGVAGLGALAGIAKGYVDTAPELNLVAMDTQAQTSFIYDCNSNLITEYKGTENRVLVSLDAMPKMLRNAFIAVEDARFYSHNGVDLKRIVGALVFNLTSSSTQGGSTITQQLIKNTLLSSEQSYKRKIQEAYLALQLENRYTKDQILETYLNTIFLGENYYGVQVAAQGYFGKNLGELSIRECAILAGTTNNPYYYNPRRNLYTRKSDEKDYAAVTNNRTNYVLRCMYENQFITKEQYEEALNPATANVLQEAPSSGDSMYKYPHYVEYAVKEVVNILLELNGLEDNSTNRAAMENKLRTGGYRVQLAIDPNIQETVETTLQNWSKYPSLRDPSDKVFRTKNSDGTYTETIEPQAACAVLDYRTGELKAIVGSRTEVTARKTLNRATDMKMPVGSSIKPIAVYAPALELGCSPATVVYNMPIPISGWKDSKGNDSWPKNYGGGGYVGPETLRTAMAKSHNTSAASTLMSYVGVERSVDFLHRLGIDDGHIDATPFGLSLGSSGITPLQMTVAFGVLANGGVYQEPISVLGISDSAGHTIWDGHQHQDRRKVFSPSTSWLIVDMLKTAVQSGTGTSAKISGQIVGGKTGTNSDQKGVFFSGMTGYYASALWVGHDNYKALSSKSTGSGAAAPLWQAYMSKIHQGLDKKDILDGNPSDYGLVKVTTCAVSGQLATDACRNDAMGYGVVTDWWAKGTEPTVNCQMHTNMTVCAESGMPPSPNCPYTVTRGVVTIPTGHPLYNLLGQYQSVIEEYLGSTAVTSNTVCTLHNGFYQQPTMPDQFPGYDQGGYQGGYDQGSYDQGGNDQSFADARQVLTMAETMMASMDPNSEQYRAIQNAADYLRMLIGGGGANQSDVMSAMQTLTQALGGIY encoded by the coding sequence ATGTTCGGTAAGAAGAAACGGGAAGAAGATAACTTCGAAGAATTCGAAGAATATTCTTCCGATGAAGGCTACGAACCGCAGTTCCCTGAAAACAGGGATCCTGATGCGTATGACGAGCCGATGGATGAAGCGGAGTATTATCCCGAAGAGTCCGGATATGATGAATACGAGGAAACCTACGACGGAGAAGAGGCCTACGACAACGAGGCTTATGAAGAGGAATCTTCCTGGGCGCGGGATGACGAGGAGTACGATGAGGATTATGACGAGGAGCCGGAAGACAAACCGGAACCCCGCAGTATTTTCCGCCCGGAAACCCGGAAACCGAATTTTGTCGTCAGTGTGCTGCTGAACACGATCAGGGTGCTGATCGTGATTGTGGTGCTTGCCGGTGTGGCCGGACTGGGCGCACTGGCCGGAATTGCCAAGGGTTATGTGGATACGGCTCCCGAACTAAACCTGGTGGCAATGGATACCCAGGCACAGACGTCATTCATTTATGATTGCAACAGCAATCTGATTACAGAATACAAAGGAACAGAAAACCGGGTGCTGGTATCGCTGGACGCGATGCCCAAGATGCTCCGCAATGCTTTTATCGCGGTGGAAGACGCCCGGTTCTATTCCCATAACGGTGTGGACCTGAAGCGTATTGTGGGTGCACTTGTGTTCAACCTGACTTCTTCCTCCACACAGGGCGGTTCCACCATTACCCAGCAGCTGATCAAGAATACCCTGCTTTCCTCGGAACAGAGCTATAAGCGGAAAATCCAGGAGGCCTATCTGGCCCTGCAGCTGGAAAACCGGTACACCAAGGATCAGATCCTGGAAACCTATCTGAACACGATTTTCCTGGGTGAAAACTATTACGGTGTACAGGTGGCAGCACAGGGCTATTTCGGTAAGAACCTGGGCGAACTGAGTATCCGGGAATGCGCAATACTGGCCGGTACGACCAACAACCCCTACTACTATAATCCGCGGCGGAACCTGTACACCCGGAAGAGTGATGAAAAGGACTATGCCGCGGTAACCAACAACCGGACGAATTATGTGCTCCGGTGCATGTATGAAAACCAGTTCATTACCAAGGAACAGTATGAAGAAGCCCTGAACCCGGCCACGGCAAACGTACTGCAGGAGGCTCCGTCGTCCGGAGACAGCATGTACAAGTACCCCCATTACGTGGAGTACGCCGTGAAAGAAGTTGTAAACATCCTGCTGGAACTGAATGGCCTGGAAGATAACTCAACGAACCGGGCAGCCATGGAAAACAAGCTCCGTACCGGCGGTTACAGGGTGCAGCTGGCAATTGATCCCAATATCCAGGAGACGGTGGAAACCACGCTGCAGAACTGGAGCAAGTATCCGTCCCTGCGGGATCCGTCTGATAAGGTGTTCCGAACCAAGAACTCCGACGGTACCTATACAGAAACCATTGAACCCCAGGCGGCTTGTGCGGTGCTGGATTACCGGACGGGCGAGCTGAAGGCGATCGTCGGTTCCCGGACTGAAGTGACAGCAAGGAAGACCCTGAACCGGGCTACAGACATGAAGATGCCGGTCGGTTCTTCCATCAAGCCGATCGCGGTTTACGCGCCTGCCCTGGAACTGGGCTGCAGCCCGGCTACAGTGGTTTACAATATGCCGATACCGATTTCCGGCTGGAAAGATTCCAAGGGTAATGACTCCTGGCCGAAGAACTACGGCGGAGGCGGATACGTGGGTCCCGAAACCCTGCGTACTGCTATGGCCAAGTCCCATAACACGTCCGCGGCATCCACCCTTATGTCCTATGTAGGTGTGGAACGCAGCGTGGACTTCCTGCACCGGCTGGGTATTGACGACGGCCATATTGACGCCACACCCTTCGGCCTGAGCCTGGGTTCCTCCGGCATCACCCCGCTGCAGATGACCGTTGCCTTTGGCGTACTGGCCAACGGCGGCGTGTATCAGGAACCCATCTCTGTGCTGGGTATTTCTGATTCCGCCGGTCATACTATCTGGGATGGACACCAGCACCAGGACCGCCGCAAGGTTTTCTCTCCCAGTACTTCCTGGCTGATTGTAGACATGCTGAAGACCGCGGTACAGAGCGGTACCGGTACAAGCGCTAAAATCAGCGGACAGATCGTCGGCGGCAAGACGGGTACAAACTCCGACCAGAAGGGCGTATTCTTCTCAGGTATGACCGGATACTATGCTTCCGCCCTGTGGGTCGGTCATGACAACTATAAGGCACTGTCCTCCAAGTCCACAGGTTCCGGCGCGGCTGCGCCGCTGTGGCAGGCTTATATGAGCAAGATCCACCAGGGCCTGGACAAGAAGGACATCCTGGACGGTAATCCTTCCGACTACGGCCTGGTGAAGGTAACCACCTGTGCGGTGAGCGGCCAGCTGGCAACAGATGCCTGCCGGAACGACGCGATGGGATACGGTGTGGTGACCGACTGGTGGGCCAAGGGAACCGAACCGACTGTGAACTGCCAGATGCATACCAACATGACAGTCTGTGCTGAGTCCGGAATGCCGCCTTCTCCCAATTGTCCGTATACTGTGACACGCGGCGTAGTAACGATCCCGACAGGACATCCCCTGTATAACCTGCTGGGACAGTACCAGTCAGTCATTGAGGAATACCTGGGATCGACGGCTGTGACAAGCAATACGGTCTGTACTCTGCACAACGGATTCTATCAGCAGCCCACGATGCCTGATCAGTTCCCCGGATATGACCAGGGCGGCTATCAGGGCGGTTACGACCAGGGCAGCTATGATCAGGGCGGCAACGATCAGTCTTTTGCTGACGCCAGACAGGTGCTGACGATGGCGGAGACCATGATGGCCTCCATGGACCCGAACAGCGAGCAGTACCGTGCGATCCAGAACGCGGCGGATTACCTGCGGATGCTGATCGGCGGAGGCGGGGCGAATCAGTCCGATGTGATGAGCGCCATGCAGACCCTGACGCAGGCGCTGGGAGGAATTTATTAA